A genomic segment from Pseudanabaena sp. BC1403 encodes:
- a CDS encoding glycosyltransferase, with the protein MSEMLWSVVVPTYNRLPILQKCLAALEKQTITQSYEILVIDDGSSDGTVEFLTANRDLYPHLRLLTQDHAAAATARNYGIDAALGKYIAFVDSDITVNPEYLQAHTETLAQGEKVYSYGRIIDTSNLESPDSEAVSAVPYFTAAIFDTCNLAIARKWLLEAGKFDTGFFQYGWEDFELGMRVKKLGLKRLTCAGAIAFHYHAKFSIDKMPRLLDLEEQRGRMSIIFYQKHPTWEVKLMIQKTWLHLALWGILTLGGTLNDRTLKPLLTWLCDQGKSEIAMEIFRIYMNWYTVIWMYRNWDKESKLLFND; encoded by the coding sequence GTGTCGGAAATGTTGTGGTCAGTGGTTGTGCCAACCTATAACCGCTTGCCAATTTTGCAAAAATGTCTTGCTGCATTGGAAAAACAAACCATAACTCAGTCATATGAGATTTTGGTGATTGATGATGGCTCATCCGATGGTACGGTGGAGTTTTTAACTGCTAATCGCGATCTCTATCCACATCTGCGACTACTAACCCAAGACCATGCGGCTGCGGCTACTGCCCGCAACTATGGCATTGATGCTGCACTTGGTAAATACATTGCCTTTGTCGATAGTGATATCACGGTTAATCCTGAATATCTTCAAGCTCATACTGAAACCCTTGCCCAAGGGGAAAAAGTTTATAGCTATGGACGGATCATAGATACTAGTAATCTGGAGTCTCCTGATTCCGAGGCTGTCTCAGCAGTGCCATATTTTACCGCCGCTATTTTTGATACTTGTAATTTAGCGATCGCCCGTAAATGGTTATTGGAAGCAGGAAAATTTGATACTGGGTTTTTCCAATATGGTTGGGAAGATTTTGAGTTAGGAATGCGGGTTAAAAAATTGGGCTTAAAACGTTTGACCTGTGCGGGGGCGATCGCTTTCCATTACCATGCTAAATTTTCCATTGATAAAATGCCCCGATTGCTTGATTTAGAGGAACAACGCGGTCGAATGAGCATTATTTTTTATCAAAAACATCCAACATGGGAAGTCAAGTTAATGATTCAAAAAACTTGGCTACATCTTGCGCTATGGGGGATTCTCACCCTTGGTGGTACGCTTAATGATCGCACGCTTAAGCCTTTATTAACATGGTTATGCGATCAGGGTAAATCAGAAATTGCGATGGAGATTTTTCGGATTTATATGAATTGGTACACAGTAATTTGGATGTATCGCAATTGGGATAAAGAAAGTAAGTTACTCTTCAATGACTGA
- the uvrC gene encoding excinuclease ABC subunit UvrC has translation MTEPLLQDSEKLQARLKEIPLEAGVYFMRDRHDGVIYIGKSKALRNRVRSYFRSSQDLSPRIAMMVQLVHEIEFIVTDSEAEALALEANLIKQYQPYYNVLLKDDKKYPYVCITWSEDYPRIFITRKRKMGGTKDKYYGPYVDVFNLKRTLGIIKRAFPLRQRPIPMFKDRPCLNYDMGLCPGVCQELISPEEYHKIMVRVAMIFQGRSSELIETFTEKMESAAEALEFEKAADLRDRIQVLQNLGANQKVSLPDDTVSRDAIAMAQDEQHTCIQLFQIRAGRLVGRLAFVADSQSDVPEAILQRTLEAHYQNCDPVEIPNEVHTQLELPEVEILQAWLSERKGRKVAIATPQRQLKAELIEMVERNAQYELARIQKQSDRNLQGLEDLAEILNLASLPHRIEGYDISHIQGSDAVASQVVFIDGIPAKQHYRHYKIRNPDIQTGHSDDFASLAEVIARRFRNHTNFNDAQSPIPNPQNDFPDVVMIDGGKGQLSSVMKIIDKLGLRDRLTVISLAKKREEIFLPEQSEPLIGGDPERAGVQVLRRLRDEAHRFAITFHRKKRSQRMQRSHLDQITGLGHHRQKVLLEKFHSVDYIRQATVEQIAETDGIGHKLAQHIYNHFHSTND, from the coding sequence ATGACTGAGCCATTACTGCAAGATTCCGAAAAATTACAGGCGCGTTTAAAAGAAATACCTCTGGAAGCGGGGGTTTATTTTATGCGCGATCGCCATGATGGCGTGATCTATATCGGTAAATCTAAGGCTCTACGCAATCGCGTGCGATCGTACTTTCGTAGCAGTCAAGATCTATCGCCTCGCATCGCGATGATGGTGCAGCTAGTCCATGAAATCGAGTTTATAGTCACAGACTCCGAAGCCGAAGCCCTCGCCCTTGAAGCGAATCTGATTAAGCAATATCAACCCTATTACAACGTTCTTCTCAAAGACGACAAAAAATATCCATACGTCTGTATTACTTGGTCAGAGGACTATCCGCGTATTTTTATTACCCGCAAACGGAAGATGGGCGGGACAAAAGATAAATATTACGGGCCATATGTCGATGTCTTCAATCTCAAACGCACTTTAGGAATTATCAAACGCGCTTTTCCACTCCGTCAAAGACCAATACCAATGTTTAAGGATCGTCCTTGTCTGAACTATGACATGGGCTTATGTCCAGGAGTATGTCAGGAGCTGATTTCGCCCGAAGAATATCACAAAATCATGGTGCGAGTTGCCATGATTTTTCAAGGTAGATCCAGCGAGTTGATAGAGACTTTTACCGAGAAAATGGAATCTGCTGCTGAGGCTTTAGAATTTGAGAAGGCGGCAGATTTACGCGATCGCATTCAAGTTTTGCAAAATCTGGGAGCCAATCAAAAGGTATCTCTGCCAGATGATACTGTTTCACGCGATGCGATCGCCATGGCACAAGACGAGCAACATACTTGCATTCAGCTATTCCAAATTCGTGCAGGGCGACTGGTTGGGCGATTAGCCTTTGTTGCTGATAGTCAAAGTGACGTACCAGAGGCTATTTTGCAACGCACTTTAGAAGCCCATTATCAAAACTGTGATCCTGTCGAAATCCCCAATGAAGTCCATACCCAATTAGAACTGCCTGAAGTTGAGATTTTGCAAGCATGGCTTAGTGAGCGCAAAGGGCGTAAAGTTGCGATCGCCACACCGCAAAGGCAACTCAAAGCAGAACTAATCGAAATGGTGGAACGTAATGCTCAGTATGAGTTAGCGCGAATTCAAAAACAAAGCGATCGCAATTTGCAAGGATTAGAAGACCTAGCAGAAATTCTCAATCTCGCTAGTTTGCCGCATCGTATTGAAGGCTATGACATTTCCCACATTCAAGGCTCCGATGCCGTGGCAAGTCAAGTAGTCTTTATCGATGGTATTCCCGCGAAACAACATTATCGCCATTACAAAATCCGTAATCCAGACATTCAGACTGGTCATTCCGATGACTTTGCCAGCCTCGCAGAAGTCATTGCCAGAAGATTCAGAAATCACACCAATTTCAATGACGCTCAATCCCCAATCCCCAATCCCCAAAATGATTTCCCCGACGTAGTAATGATCGATGGAGGGAAAGGACAACTTTCATCAGTGATGAAAATTATTGATAAGTTGGGTTTGCGCGATCGCCTTACGGTAATTAGCCTTGCGAAAAAGCGCGAAGAAATCTTTTTGCCAGAACAGTCTGAGCCATTAATTGGCGGCGATCCAGAACGGGCAGGCGTACAAGTATTGCGCCGTTTGCGCGATGAGGCACATCGTTTTGCCATTACATTTCACCGCAAAAAACGTAGCCAAAGAATGCAGCGATCGCACCTCGATCAAATCACTGGTTTAGGTCATCATCGGCAAAAGGTATTGCTGGAAAAGTTCCATTCTGTTGATTATATCCGCCAAGCAACTGTTGAACAGATCGCTGAAACTGATGGTATTGGACATAAGTTAGCTCAGCATATTTATAACCATTTTCATTCAACCAATGACTGA
- the aroC gene encoding chorismate synthase, protein MGSTFGHLFRVTTFGESHGGGVGAIIDGCPPQLELSEADIQTDLDRRKPGQSKIVTPRREDDRAQILSGVFAGKTLGTPIMILVQNKDARSQDYSEMAEKFRPSHADATYQAKYGIRNWQGGGRSSARETIGRVAAGAIAKKILKQAAGVEIIAYVRQVKDMVASTIDPNTVTMEQVESNILRCPDPEMAEKMIDFIDKIRRDGNSVGGIIECVARNVPVGLGDPVFDKLEADLAKAVMSLPASKGFEIGSGFDGVHLTGREHNDEFFMEGDRIRTRTNNSGGIQGGISNGENIILRVAFKPTATILLEQKTVSAAGEDTTLTGRGRHDPCVLPRAVPMVEAMVALVLCDRYLSQKTVSI, encoded by the coding sequence ATGGGTAGTACATTCGGACATTTATTTCGCGTCACGACTTTTGGGGAATCACATGGCGGCGGTGTGGGGGCGATCATCGATGGATGCCCACCGCAGCTAGAACTGAGCGAAGCCGATATTCAAACTGACCTCGATCGCCGTAAACCAGGACAAAGCAAAATCGTCACCCCACGCCGCGAAGACGATCGCGCCCAGATCTTGTCAGGCGTATTTGCTGGCAAAACCCTCGGCACACCGATCATGATTTTGGTGCAGAACAAAGATGCTCGCAGCCAAGACTATTCCGAAATGGCTGAAAAGTTCCGCCCATCCCATGCTGATGCCACCTATCAAGCAAAATATGGTATTCGTAATTGGCAAGGCGGCGGCAGATCTTCAGCAAGGGAAACGATCGGACGGGTTGCCGCAGGTGCGATCGCTAAAAAAATCCTCAAACAAGCCGCAGGTGTAGAAATTATTGCCTATGTCAGACAGGTTAAAGACATGGTTGCATCTACCATCGATCCGAATACGGTCACAATGGAGCAAGTGGAAAGCAATATTTTGCGCTGTCCCGATCCTGAGATGGCGGAAAAAATGATCGACTTCATCGACAAAATTCGTCGCGATGGCAACTCCGTCGGCGGCATCATCGAATGTGTGGCGCGAAATGTACCTGTCGGTTTGGGCGATCCTGTATTCGACAAATTGGAAGCGGATCTAGCTAAGGCAGTCATGTCTTTGCCAGCTAGTAAGGGTTTTGAAATTGGCTCAGGATTTGATGGCGTTCATTTAACTGGTCGTGAGCATAACGATGAATTCTTCATGGAAGGCGATCGCATCCGTACAAGGACGAATAACTCAGGCGGCATTCAAGGCGGTATTTCCAATGGTGAAAACATCATTTTACGGGTTGCCTTTAAGCCTACTGCGACAATATTGCTAGAGCAGAAGACAGTATCAGCCGCAGGTGAAGATACTACCCTCACAGGTCGAGGTCGCCATGACCCTTGTGTATTACCTCGTGCCGTGCCGATGGTAGAGGCAATGGTGGCTTTGGTGTTGTGCGATCGCTATCTCAGCCAAAAAACAGTAAGTATTTAA
- a CDS encoding CHAT domain-containing protein, whose product MRNELCLLLSAIASLSIAQSTQAQIATDGTTATQVNGNAIAPTGAGTVNGNNLYHSFSEFNVPQSGVIFNTGNSAVNGADVRNIINRVTGDNPSAILGTLESRQAFPNANLYLMNPNGIVFGQNARLDIGGSFHATTGTGLGFDSGTFSVDRNSLSFPNGDPKTIRFAVSQPAGIINQGNLAVDTGKSITFTGGSIINTGALTAPSGNIALTAVAGNSLVELRSPDAVLGLQVTNNAIPTNWSGKITELPKLAELLTGKVPEANQVVVKADGSLALVANPAANDITVTNGMSVISGRVDVSSSDSKAGSIGVFGEKVGLVNAQVDASGALGGGTVLIGGNFQGNGIAPNALKTFVNSSSKIDVSAILRGNAGTAIVWSDLNTRFLGSIIAKGGTLSGDGGFVEVSGKQNLDYRGNVNTLAPNGKTGTLLLDPTDINVVLFATIGFFAGLTDVDQFSDPDTAFQPGNFLTVGLINGATSNVILQATNDINFNTPVAITTLGVGLTAQAGRDINVNDNIATNAGAINFTAGRDIVGVGALKTSPATDSAADVNLTAGRDVSLNSIDTISNAVTVPPANGGNVTIQAGRNIQTTGTFTSLFGITYSISSNASPVGNAGNISLTSTNGAIDVSSGRVHAVATIGNGGNITFQAFGNIKTGAGVAPLAAVGSFIAFGGNGIPGTISFTSLGGSIDTSLGEVGAGNSNIGNGGNVFFLAANNIVTATISAGTFDGNGNGGRISLISQSGFINSTAGLLSTTSLGNGGSIFLQALGNISTGDLAAGSNFIGNAGSIFVTSTSESINTTLGTVRARINGGNGNGGTISFQAFGDINTSEILATGNLGGGVINLMSSNGSINTTTGDIDASSINGNGGNINFKARNSITTTNLNTSSDLGVGGNISLDPIGDIVLASANTSGSIQGGNFFASSTGGNIRVTGFVSNVFAACAGASICSASNSGGTGGQIFLRHGGLTPFVIGNSSTNGTTGIVTTGSSTLALGRIIPVGTSIFAQGNILVAPAGETVFTPPKKIVEVNPNPPETKILIQIRDIMKKDVDRFLKEENLEKAFEAIEKAYISELGVFLGETLKLPTLSINQAQDILSDVSKRSGSPSVLIYPIMLNNRIEILVIPPKELGKPFHRYTNYSSEEEIITVLTDYRASLRDTSSLDYLEQAQKLYDWVMRPIDAQLQALKIETVVFVMDSGLRVIPPAALHDGKQFLVERYASANIPALRVTRLEERDRQNSRVLAMGLTEAREGLSALPAVEVEIRTIANQVLAGTTFLDRDFTVNNLQAQRGKAKYGILHLGTHGKFLQDRSNESFIQFWDSKLRSHQIPGLRFDQPVIDMLTLSACETAVGNNLGISGLAVESGARSILASLWAVSDAGTAPLMISFYKAFPDAISKATALRKAQLALIKEKVKIVNNQIVGVEGLAAITLPKGTGNVDISHPFFWSSFILVGNWL is encoded by the coding sequence ATGAGAAATGAATTGTGTCTACTTTTGTCAGCGATCGCTTCCTTAAGCATCGCCCAATCAACGCAAGCCCAGATTGCCACTGATGGCACTACGGCTACTCAAGTAAATGGCAATGCGATCGCCCCAACAGGAGCAGGTACTGTCAATGGCAATAATCTTTATCACAGCTTTAGTGAATTTAACGTACCGCAGTCGGGCGTAATCTTTAATACTGGCAACTCTGCGGTAAATGGCGCTGACGTTCGTAACATTATCAATCGGGTTACAGGCGATAATCCCTCTGCGATTTTAGGCACGCTTGAGAGCCGTCAAGCTTTTCCTAATGCCAATCTTTATTTGATGAATCCCAATGGAATTGTATTTGGACAAAATGCTCGTTTAGATATTGGTGGCTCCTTTCATGCCACAACTGGGACAGGATTGGGCTTTGACAGCGGTACTTTTAGCGTTGACAGAAATTCCCTCAGCTTTCCCAATGGCGATCCGAAAACTATTCGATTTGCTGTCTCTCAACCTGCTGGCATTATCAATCAAGGCAATTTAGCAGTAGATACTGGTAAATCTATTACTTTTACTGGTGGCAGCATTATCAATACAGGCGCATTAACTGCGCCTAGTGGCAATATTGCCTTAACTGCTGTGGCAGGAAATAGTCTAGTTGAGTTGCGATCGCCTGATGCAGTTTTAGGTTTGCAAGTGACAAATAATGCTATTCCTACTAACTGGAGCGGCAAAATTACAGAGTTACCCAAACTAGCGGAGCTACTTACTGGCAAAGTACCAGAAGCCAATCAAGTAGTGGTCAAAGCTGATGGTTCGCTGGCTCTAGTGGCAAATCCTGCGGCTAACGATATTACGGTGACCAATGGAATGTCAGTTATATCGGGAAGAGTCGATGTATCTTCTTCAGACTCAAAAGCAGGCAGTATTGGAGTTTTTGGTGAAAAAGTAGGATTGGTGAATGCTCAGGTTGATGCATCGGGAGCGCTTGGGGGCGGAACAGTTCTGATTGGCGGCAATTTTCAGGGTAATGGAATTGCTCCAAATGCACTGAAAACTTTTGTGAATAGTAGCTCGAAGATCGATGTTAGCGCCATCTTGCGTGGAAATGCTGGTACTGCGATCGTCTGGTCTGATCTTAATACGAGATTTCTTGGATCGATTATTGCCAAGGGTGGAACTCTTTCTGGTGATGGAGGCTTTGTGGAAGTCTCTGGAAAACAGAATCTTGATTACAGAGGAAATGTAAATACATTAGCTCCTAATGGAAAAACAGGAACATTACTACTTGATCCCACAGATATTAACGTTGTTCTCTTTGCTACTATAGGTTTTTTTGCTGGATTGACTGATGTAGATCAATTTAGTGATCCAGATACTGCATTTCAACCAGGTAACTTCCTAACTGTAGGTTTGATTAACGGCGCAACATCGAATGTCATATTACAGGCTACCAATGATATAAATTTCAATACCCCAGTAGCAATTACTACATTAGGCGTGGGGTTGACGGCTCAAGCTGGCAGGGATATCAACGTCAACGATAATATCGCCACAAATGCTGGGGCAATTAACTTTACAGCAGGTCGAGATATCGTCGGAGTAGGAGCGCTAAAAACATCTCCTGCTACTGATAGTGCCGCTGACGTAAACCTTACGGCAGGTCGAGATGTCAGTTTGAATAGCATTGATACAATTTCCAATGCTGTTACTGTGCCTCCTGCCAATGGTGGCAATGTCACTATCCAAGCAGGGCGAAATATTCAAACTACGGGAACCTTTACTTCACTATTTGGTATTACTTACAGCATTTCTTCCAATGCTTCTCCAGTTGGCAATGCAGGTAATATTTCTTTAACAAGTACTAACGGTGCGATCGATGTTAGCTCTGGGCGTGTCCATGCAGTTGCTACAATCGGGAATGGTGGCAATATTACATTTCAAGCATTCGGTAATATTAAGACTGGAGCTGGGGTTGCGCCACTTGCGGCTGTGGGCTCGTTTATTGCTTTTGGTGGTAATGGTATTCCTGGCACGATTTCGTTTACTAGTTTAGGTGGCTCAATTGATACTAGTTTGGGCGAGGTGGGGGCTGGAAATTCAAATATTGGCAATGGTGGCAATGTTTTCTTTCTAGCAGCAAATAATATCGTTACTGCGACTATATCGGCTGGAACATTTGACGGGAATGGTAACGGTGGGAGAATCAGTTTGATTAGTCAATCTGGTTTTATTAACTCCACCGCAGGATTACTAAGTACTACTTCATTGGGGAATGGCGGGAGCATCTTCCTTCAAGCATTAGGAAATATCTCAACTGGTGATCTTGCCGCAGGTAGTAATTTCATAGGTAACGCAGGATCTATCTTTGTTACTAGCACTAGTGAATCGATTAACACGACCCTCGGTACTGTTAGAGCAAGGATCAATGGAGGGAATGGGAATGGTGGAACTATTAGTTTTCAAGCATTTGGTGATATAAATACATCCGAAATTTTGGCGACAGGTAACTTAGGTGGTGGTGTCATTAACTTGATGAGTAGTAATGGATCGATTAATACAACCACAGGAGATATTGATGCTAGTTCTATCAATGGCAATGGTGGCAATATTAACTTCAAAGCCCGTAATAGCATTACAACCACTAACCTTAATACCAGCAGTGATCTCGGTGTCGGTGGCAATATTTCCCTTGATCCGATCGGTGACATTGTTCTAGCCTCTGCGAATACATCGGGATCGATTCAAGGTGGCAATTTCTTTGCTTCATCTACAGGTGGTAATATCAGAGTTACTGGCTTTGTGTCTAATGTATTTGCCGCTTGTGCAGGAGCGAGCATTTGTTCTGCCAGTAACAGTGGTGGCACAGGTGGTCAGATATTTCTGCGTCATGGTGGACTTACTCCTTTTGTGATTGGTAATTCAAGTACCAATGGAACTACAGGCATCGTCACTACTGGTTCTTCCACCTTGGCTTTAGGCAGAATTATTCCCGTCGGCACAAGTATTTTTGCACAAGGCAATATTCTTGTCGCTCCTGCAGGTGAAACTGTTTTCACACCGCCAAAGAAGATAGTTGAGGTCAATCCCAATCCTCCTGAGACGAAGATTCTGATCCAAATCAGGGATATCATGAAAAAAGACGTTGATCGCTTTTTAAAAGAAGAGAACTTAGAAAAAGCTTTTGAGGCTATTGAAAAAGCCTATATCTCAGAGTTAGGGGTTTTCTTGGGAGAAACTCTCAAGCTACCGACATTAAGCATCAACCAAGCCCAAGATATCCTAAGCGATGTTTCAAAGCGATCTGGAAGCCCCTCTGTGCTTATCTATCCGATCATGCTGAACAATCGCATCGAGATTCTAGTCATCCCGCCTAAAGAACTTGGCAAACCTTTTCATCGCTATACCAACTATTCTAGCGAAGAAGAAATCATTACAGTTTTGACGGATTATCGAGCCAGCCTCCGCGATACAAGTTCACTAGATTATCTAGAGCAAGCGCAGAAGCTCTATGACTGGGTGATGCGTCCGATTGATGCTCAACTACAAGCACTAAAGATTGAAACAGTTGTATTTGTGATGGACTCTGGCTTGCGAGTGATCCCTCCTGCTGCCCTTCATGATGGCAAACAGTTCTTAGTAGAGCGCTATGCTTCGGCAAATATTCCCGCATTACGAGTGACCAGACTAGAAGAACGCGATCGCCAAAACTCACGGGTTTTAGCAATGGGGCTAACCGAGGCAAGAGAAGGCTTGAGTGCCTTGCCAGCCGTGGAAGTGGAAATTAGAACGATTGCTAATCAGGTGCTAGCTGGGACTACGTTTTTAGATCGAGACTTTACTGTCAATAATCTTCAAGCGCAACGCGGTAAGGCGAAATATGGAATTCTCCATTTAGGAACTCATGGAAAGTTCTTGCAAGATCGCTCTAATGAGTCGTTTATTCAGTTTTGGGATAGTAAGCTGCGATCGCATCAAATTCCTGGACTAAGATTTGATCAGCCTGTGATTGATATGCTGACCTTAAGTGCTTGTGAAACTGCTGTTGGCAACAATCTTGGTATTAGTGGGTTGGCGGTTGAGTCAGGGGCAAGAAGCATTCTTGCGTCTCTGTGGGCAGTGTCGGATGCAGGGACAGCACCTTTGATGATTAGTTTTTACAAAGCTTTTCCTGATGCAATTAGCAAGGCTACGGCTTTAAGAAAAGCGCAGCTTGCTTTGATAAAAGAGAAAGTTAAGATTGTGAATAATCAAATTGTCGGGGTTGAAGGTTTAGCCGCGATCACTTTGCCAAAGGGAACTGGAAATGTCGATATTAGTCACCCTTTCTTTTGGTCGTCCTT